The nucleotide sequence GTACTTGGGGGGGCAGCCAACGTCGCGAGCAATGTATGTGCCTTTGGAGGAAAGGCCGTTATTGCGGGTGTGGTGGGCAATGATGTGGCCGGGCGCGATCTGTTGGCGCTTATGAAAGAACAAGGGATTTGTACCCGGGCGGTTCGGACTGTGGTGGGCTTTCAGACAACCGTAAAGATGCGTGTGCTGGCGGATCGGCAGCAGGTGGTCCGCGTGGATTGGGAAAGCGATTCGCGTTTGCCACCGGATGATATCCAGGCCTTCTGTGAAATGATTTCCAAGGAAATAGAGTCCTGCGACGGAGTCGTGGTTGAAGACTATAGCAAGGGGATTGTTTGCCAGGAAGTCATGGATGCCATTTTGGGTGCGGCCAAGGTAAAGGGGATTCCCGTCGGTTTGGACCCCAAGGATAATTTAAATCTGAGCATCAAAGGTATTACGCTGGCAACACCGAATTACAAGGAGGCGCATCTTTGTTCCGGCCTGCCGGCAAAAGCTCCGCCGCCCGGGGATCCCATGAATGATGTCTCGTTACGGAAAGCGGCGGAAGCACTTTTGAAAATCTGGGAACCGGAACAACTTCTGGTGACGTTGGGCGCAAATGGAATGTATATGTTGGCCCGCAATACTCCGCCGCGTGTCATCCCGACGCGGGCTCGGGAGGTGTATGATGTGAGTGGGGCCGGGGATACGGTTATTGCCACCTGTGTGATGGCCTTGGCGGCAGGCGCCTCGTTTAATGAAGCCGCCGTTCTGGGAAATAATGCCGCAGGGGTGGTGGTGGGGAAACTGGGGACGGCGACCTGTTCGCCGGTTGAACTCATTGCGAGTGTGGAGCGAAATGAAGTTTAAGCAAGAGCGAGTGGTGGGCGTGATTCCCGCACGTTGGGCCTCTACGCGATTGCCGGGGAAAGCCCTGGTGCCAATCTGTGGTAAGCCTTTGATTCAGTGGGTCTTGGAGCGGGTCCGTTTAGCCACTCGTCTTGATGATGTGCTCGTGGCCACGGATGATGAACGGATTCGGTCGGTGGTGACAGCGCTCGGCGCGAAGGCTGTGATGACGCGTGTGGATCACCCTTCGGGTACGGATCGAGTGGCTGAGGCGGTGGCTGGCCTGGATGCCGGAATTGTGATTAATATTCAAGGAGATGAGCCCTTGATTGATCCGGGGTTGATCAATGGGCTGGCGGAGGTTATGGTAGAGGCACAGGAATGGGATATGGCCACTGCCGCGACACCGATTCATTCTCCGGAGGAGTTGAACAAGCCTTCCGTTGTGAAAGTGGTTTTTGGGGAACAGGGCCGGGCGTTGTATTTTTCGCGATCGGTAATTCCGTTTGTACGGGATACCGCGCCGTGCGGATTGACGCATTGGCGACATGTGGGGATCTATGCTTATCGACGTACCTTTTTGGATCGGCTTGTGAAGGCGCCGCCCTGTGTGCTTGAATTGACCGAAAAGCTGGAGCAATTGCGCGCCCTTCATCTGGGCGCCCGGATGAAAGTTGTTGAGACGCAGGAGATGGGGCTGGGAGTAGACACTCCTGAGGATGTAGCGTTGGCTGGAGCCGCGCTGAAGCGTGCCGGATTGGCATCATAACAGATTGTGAGTGGGAAACATGAGTACAGAGGTTAAGGTCGGGAGTGTGAGTGTGGGGGCGAAGCGCCCTTTAGTATTGATTGCAGGTCCCTGTGTCATTGAAAGCCGCGAGGGCTGCCTGGAGATTGCCGGAAAATTGGTTCGGCTGGCAAAGACCCAGAAAATTTCACTTATTTTCAAGGCGTCCTATGACAAGGCCAACCGGTCTTCCGTACGCTCGTATCGGGGTCCGGGCCTGGAGCGCGGTCTTGAAATTCTGGCTGAGGTGAAGGCTCGATATGGGGTGCCGGTGTTGACCGACATCCACAGCGTTGAGGAGGCTGAGCGTGCGGCGAAAGTCGTGGATATCATCCAAATTCCTGCCTTCCTGTGCCGACAGACCGATCTTGTTGTGGCTGCCGGGAAAACGGGGATTCCGGTAAATGTTAAAAAAGCGCAGTTTATGGCCCCCGGGGATATGCGTAATGTGATAGATAAAATCGAGTCTACCGGCAACCGGAAGATCATCCTGACCGAGCGGGGAGTTTCGTTTGGATACAATAATTTAGTCGCCGACATGCGTAGTCTTCTGATAATGCGTGAATTCGGTTATCCGGTGATTTTTGATGCCACCCATAGTGTGCAGCGTCCGGGTGGGGCCGGTGACCGAACCGGGGGGGATGGGTGTTGGGCTCCCGCCTTGGCGAGAGCGGCTGTTGCCACGGGGTGTGAGGGGGTGTTTATGGAAACCCATGTCAAACCCGAGGAGGCGATGTCCGATAGGGATAATACCATTGCATTTTCGGCCATGGGTCAACTCTGGCGGACGTTAAGGAAAATTGATGATGTCGTGCGTCTTGCATAAATTTCTGATCAGACTTCTTGTGCCAGCCTTACTCGCCTGCGGAACGGTGTCTTTTGCCCAGCAGCTTGGAGGGATGGAGGATCGTGAGATTGATGATTTCCGGATTCCTGAATTCGATGCAAACGGGATATTGAAGTCTGAGATCTTTGGCAGAAAAGCCAAAATGCTCCAGGACAGCAAGATCAGGATCACAGGGCTGCAGATTATCATGTATAAGAAGCGCGTGGAGTTCAGCACCTCGAATGTTGTGGATGCGGTGCTGTCCTCGGATCACTGCACCGTCGATCAGAAAACTAAAGATGCGTTTTCAAATGCGGAGATGAAGATTGTGCGGGATAATGTTGTGATTACAGGGCGGGGGTTCCGATGGTCCGCCGCGAGTCAGCGAATTGAGATTTTGAATAATTTTCATATGGTGATGACGGGGCAAGTCAAGATGTGGCCCCTGTTGAAGGAGAAAAAGTGACATGAGGAAAGTGTGTATAAATGCGGCGGTGGGATGTGTGGCGCTGCTGGTCGCGGTGATAGCGTCTGCCCAGGATCTGGCGTCCGGCGGAGTGGGGGGGATGACGATGGGCAGTGGGGCCAGTGAAACACATATTTCAGCCAAGCGGGCGGACTATGATATTTCCAGGAACGTACTAGTGCTTGACGGGGATGTGGTTGTGAGTGATCCGCGAGTCACAATTAAAGCGGATCAGATCACGATGTTGATGAGCACCAACCGTGAGCCGGAGATGGTGACGGCTGTCGGTTCGGTGGACATTGAACAGGATTTGAGCCCGAAGGGGGTGTCGGAAAAGAAGGGGATGCAGATCAAGGGATTTCGGAAAGCGACCTGCGGCCGTGCGGTATACAGTGTTCGTTCCGGCATCACCGTGTTGACTGACAAGCCTGTGATTACTCAGGAAGGGATGACCTTGCGCGGGTCACGCATCATTTACAGCCGTGATGAGGACAAGGTTCATATTGATAATTCACAAGGAACATTTGTGCCGGGTGAGGGAAAAAGTGACCTCGGTGACCTGATGAAATCCAAGAATGCGGCTAAGCCCCAGAAATGAGGTTTTTGTGGATCCGTTAATCAGAACTGAGGAACTTGTTAAAGCCTATCGAGGGAAGACCGTCGTGCATGGCGTCAGTGTGAACGTCAATGCGGGCGAGATTGTCGGGCTATTGGGTCCCAATGGAGCTGGCAAAACAACGACCTTTTACATGATTGTGGGTTTGATTCGCCCAACCCGGGGTAAAATTTTCTTCAAAGGAAAAGATATCTCTGCCAAGCCCATGTACCAACGGGCGCGCATGGGAATGGGCTATCTGGCGCAGGAACCTTCCATTTTCCGCAAATTGACGGTGGCAGAGAATATCATGGCGATTCTCGAAACCCGGAATCTCAGTTCGCGACAACGCAAACAGCGGATGGGGGAGCTCATGGAGGATCTGGGTATTTCCGGTCTGGCCAATCAGAAGGCGTTTACGCTGAGTGGTGGTGAGCGACGGCGCCTTGAAATTGCCCGCGCACTGGTAACGGATCCGGCGATGATTCTACTGGATGAGCCCTTTAGTGGCGTGGATCCACTGGCTGTCTATGATGTTCAGGAGATTATTAAAAGCCTGCGTAAACGCGGGTTAGGCATTCTCATCACGGATCACAGTGTCAGGGAAACATTGTCCATTGTAGATCGGGCCTACCTGATTTGCGAAGGACGTGTGTTAAGGGAAGGGACCAGTGAATTCCTGATTAAAGATGATGTTAGTCGGGAGTTGTATTTAGGCCCACGATTCAGTATGTAGGGAAAGGGAGAACATTAATATGACAATTGAAATTACAGGTAGAAATGTTGAAGTGACTAATAGCATGCGGGATTATGCCGGGAAGCGATTAGATAAGTTGCTGGCTGAATTCCCTCGCATTGATAAAATGCACATGATTCTGGATGTTCAGAAATTCACGCATCTTGCTGAAGTGATTGTCCATGCGGCACGTCACATCCAGCTTGAAGGCAAGGCGACGTCCGAAAATATGTACGCGTCCATTGATGAGGCAGTTGATAAAGTTGAGGCTCAACTCCGCAAGACATTAGATAAGCGCCATGAGCACAAGGGCAACAGCAAGCTTCGTGACTTGGAGCCAACTACGGAAGTGGAGTAAGCATGAGTGATGCGGCGGTGGAAAAAACACTGGCGACGGTTGATGATTTTATAAAAGCCTCGAAAGACAGGCTTGATCTTGACCTTGTCGCGGGTGCCGCCGGGTTGAATCGCAGGATTGAAGAGTCCGCGATCAACCGGCCTGGGTTAGCTTTAACTGGGTTTTTCCAGTATTTTGCCCACCGCCGTATTCAAACGCTGGGACATGCCGAAATGGCTTACCTGGCATCCCTGACTGAAAATGATCGCCATGAGCGGTTGAAGCAGATTTTCATGCGCCATGTTCCCTGTATTGTTGTGACACGGCGGCATCGTATTTTGCCGGAACTCATTGCATTGGCGGAAGAATTCAAAACGTGTTTGCTGCGAACTCCTGCGATCACCAAAAACTTTATCAATGGGGCCACTGTCATTATGGGGAATCTGCTGGCACCACATATGGTTATGCAGGGAACGATGGTTGAGATTTTGGGCGTGGGCGTGCTGCTCATCGGGAAACCTGGTGTGGGGAAAAGCGAGACTGCGTTGTCGCTTATCAAAAAGGGCCATTGCCTGGTCTCTGATGACGTGACTTCGCTGCAGGTGGACAGCGCCGGTGATGTGATTGGTTCTCCGGTAGGGGTCATTCGTTATCACATGGAAATTCGCGGGTTGGGTATCATTCATGTCCCGAGCCTTTTCGGCGTGGCCTCGGTGCGCAACGAAAAAAAATTGGATCTGGTGATTAATCTTTGCAGCCCTGAAATGGTCTCCGCGGAGGATCGCAGCGGGCAGATGACTCAGAAACGTTCAATTCTGGGGGTGGATATTCCCAGTATTGAAATCCCGGTGGCACCCGGGCGGGATGTTGCTAATATTGTGGAAGTGGCCGCATTGGATCAGATGCTAAAACGGTTGGGACATGATGCGGCCAAAGAGCTTGATGAAAAATTGATCTCCGTACTGGCGAAGGATGATAAATCCGATGAGTAATGCCGGGCATAAACAAGATCCTTCCGAGAAGATTTTGGTTCGTGAAGTGAAAATCCAGAATAAACTTGGACTTCATGCACGGCCGGCTGCTCTTTTTGTCAAAGCGGCGAACCGTTTTGCCGCCGATATTACTGTCGAAAAGGGCTGTAACAAAGTATCCGGCAAAAGTATTATGGGTCTCATGACACTTGAGGCAGGCTTTGGTACGGTTTTGAAGATTATTGCTGACGGTGTTGATGCCGAGGCTGCTTTGGCAGAAATCCAGTCGCTGATGGATAGCAAATTCTTCGAAGGGTAACCACGATGACGAATCCGCAGGCCCCCGGCAGTTTGGTGGAAATCATTCTGCATGGAGTCGGGGTTTCCCCGGGAGTGGTGATTGGTCCGGTCTATAAGGCCAGACACGAAGAAACCGAATTCTCTGAACGCATACTCAATCCTGAGGAAATCGGCGATGAAATTGCCCGATTCAAAACTGCTGTCACCGTGACCCGACGTCAGATTACGGTGATTCAGAATAATGTGAAGCACGCCATTGGTCAGCAGGATGCCACGATCTTTGATGTCCATAAATTAATTCTGGATGATGCCGCTTTTTTTGATGAAACGATTCGATTGATTACCAAGGATAAATTGAATGCTGAGGCAGCCGTGCGTGCTGTTACGAGCCGGTACATTGAAGCCCTTTCGGCGGTGGAAGACGAATATCTGAGAGAGCGTGTATCCGACTTCAAGGATGTGGCCCGTCGTGTATTACGTAATCTGACGGGTGAAAAGACACACGCGCTGGATGGACTTCATGGAAAAAGCATTGTGGTATCCCCTGATCTCGCCCCCTCCGAAACGGCATCTCTCCGTAAAAATCTTGTATTGGGATTTGCGACAGATATGGGGAGTCGGACGTCACACTCCGCTATCATGGCCCGTGCGATGGGGATACCGGCTGTGGTCGGGTTGGGCGACGTGACCCATAAACTGTCCCCGGGGGATTGGATTTTAATGGATGGCACCGAGGGGGTGGTTATCCTCCGGCCGTCCGAGGCGACACTTAAGAAATACAATAAGCTGGCGCAGCAGAGAAAAATGATTGAGGCCAGGTTGACACGGTTGTGTGACCTGCCAGCCGAAACCTTGGATCACCATGGAGTGACCCTTTCCGCCAACATTGAGTTTCTCGAGGAGGCCAGGGAAATCCGGAAATATGGTGCCATTGGGGTGGGGTTGTTACGTTCAGAATATCTATATATTGCCCATGACGAGTTGCCGACGGAGGAGGAGCAGTTAGCGGCCTATAGAGGGGTGGCCTCATTGTTGGCTCCTGAGCCTGTGATCATTCGTACGGTGGATCTTGGCGGTGACAAATTTGCATCGTCGGTGAGAATGCCCCCTGAGATGAATCCCTTTCTTGGATTTCGAGCCATCCGGTTCTGTCTGGCACAGCCGGAAATGTTCAAAACTCAATTGCGGGCGATTCTGCGGGCGAGCGCTTTTGGTAAAGTAAAAGTCATGTATCCTATGATCAGCAACGTAGGGGAAGTCATACGGGCTAACGCTATTTTGGAAGAGTGTAAGACCGAACTCCGCCGGGAAGGTCACGCTTTTGATGCCATGCTGGAAGTCGGTGTCATGATTGAGATTCCCTCAGCGGCCCTGACGGCGGACATTATTGCCAAACACGTTTCATTTTTCAGCATTGGGACCAATGATTTGGCTCAATATACCTTGGCAGTGGATCGGGTGAATGACCGTGTGGCCCATCTCTACGAGCCCACTCATCCGGCGGTATTGCGCTTGATTAAGACGACCATTGATGCCGGGCATGCCAGGGGAATTTGGGTGGGGGTATGCGGTCAGATGGGTGGGGATCCGTTGATGACCCTCCTTTTGCTGGGATTGGGGATTGATGAGTTAAGTATGGTCCCCGCCTCAGTTCCTGCCGTCAAGGAACTCATTCGCAGTGTTACGCGCGCACAGGCAATAGATTTGGCTCAGACGGCACTGTCCTGCGAGACCGCATCAGAGGTTTTAAAGCACTGTCGGGCCCTGATTGCAAAAGTGGCTCCTGAAATACTTGAATTAGTGAAGTGATTCAGGTAACAATGTTTAGCTCGTGACCGGTAAAACGCCGGAACGATATCAAAGAAGGGGAATATCATGAGTGATCGTTACTTGTTTACATCAGAATCAGTTTCGGAAGGCCATCCTGACAAGGTTGCCGATGGTATTTCAGATGCCATTTTAGATGCCAATCTTAAACAGGATCCCAAAGCCCGTGTGGCGTGTGAGACACTGGTGAGCACCGGACTTGTTGTGGTCGCAGGCGAAATCACGACCAAGGCGATTGTTAATTTTGCTGATATTGCCCGCGATAAGATTCGCAAGATCGGTTACACGGATCCTGATCTTGGTTTCTCGGCTGATAGCTGTGCCGTGATGGTCTCGTTGGATCGCCAGTCTCCAGACATCTCACAGGGGGTGACCTCGGGGCAGGGACTCTTTAAGGAGCAGGGCGCGGGTGATCAGGGGATGATGTTCGGTTATGCCTGTGATGAGACCCGTGAGTTGATGCCGATGCCGATCATGTTTGCGCATCGTCTGACCAAAGCTTTGGCGAAGGCGCGTCGCAATGGAAAGCTCCCCTTCTTGCGTCCTGACGGAAAATCCCAGGTTACGATTGTGTATGAAGATGGATGCCCGGTCAGTGTTGATACCGTGGTGGTGTCTTCACAACACAGTCCGGATGTGTCCTATAAGACTCTCAAGGATGGCATTATCGAGGAGATTGTCCGCAAGGAGATCCCCGAGAAATTGCTCAAGAAAACCAAATTCCTCATC is from bacterium and encodes:
- a CDS encoding bifunctional ADP-heptose synthase, which produces VLGGAANVASNVCAFGGKAVIAGVVGNDVAGRDLLALMKEQGICTRAVRTVVGFQTTVKMRVLADRQQVVRVDWESDSRLPPDDIQAFCEMISKEIESCDGVVVEDYSKGIVCQEVMDAILGAAKVKGIPVGLDPKDNLNLSIKGITLATPNYKEAHLCSGLPAKAPPPGDPMNDVSLRKAAEALLKIWEPEQLLVTLGANGMYMLARNTPPRVIPTRAREVYDVSGAGDTVIATCVMALAAGASFNEAAVLGNNAAGVVVGKLGTATCSPVELIASVERNEV
- the kdsB gene encoding 3-deoxy-manno-octulosonate cytidylyltransferase — protein: MKFKQERVVGVIPARWASTRLPGKALVPICGKPLIQWVLERVRLATRLDDVLVATDDERIRSVVTALGAKAVMTRVDHPSGTDRVAEAVAGLDAGIVINIQGDEPLIDPGLINGLAEVMVEAQEWDMATAATPIHSPEELNKPSVVKVVFGEQGRALYFSRSVIPFVRDTAPCGLTHWRHVGIYAYRRTFLDRLVKAPPCVLELTEKLEQLRALHLGARMKVVETQEMGLGVDTPEDVALAGAALKRAGLAS
- the kdsA gene encoding 3-deoxy-8-phosphooctulonate synthase; this encodes MSTEVKVGSVSVGAKRPLVLIAGPCVIESREGCLEIAGKLVRLAKTQKISLIFKASYDKANRSSVRSYRGPGLERGLEILAEVKARYGVPVLTDIHSVEEAERAAKVVDIIQIPAFLCRQTDLVVAAGKTGIPVNVKKAQFMAPGDMRNVIDKIESTGNRKIILTERGVSFGYNNLVADMRSLLIMREFGYPVIFDATHSVQRPGGAGDRTGGDGCWAPALARAAVATGCEGVFMETHVKPEEAMSDRDNTIAFSAMGQLWRTLRKIDDVVRLA
- the lptC gene encoding LPS export ABC transporter periplasmic protein LptC, which produces MMSCVLHKFLIRLLVPALLACGTVSFAQQLGGMEDREIDDFRIPEFDANGILKSEIFGRKAKMLQDSKIRITGLQIIMYKKRVEFSTSNVVDAVLSSDHCTVDQKTKDAFSNAEMKIVRDNVVITGRGFRWSAASQRIEILNNFHMVMTGQVKMWPLLKEKK
- a CDS encoding LptA/OstA family protein, yielding MRKVCINAAVGCVALLVAVIASAQDLASGGVGGMTMGSGASETHISAKRADYDISRNVLVLDGDVVVSDPRVTIKADQITMLMSTNREPEMVTAVGSVDIEQDLSPKGVSEKKGMQIKGFRKATCGRAVYSVRSGITVLTDKPVITQEGMTLRGSRIIYSRDEDKVHIDNSQGTFVPGEGKSDLGDLMKSKNAAKPQK
- the lptB gene encoding LPS export ABC transporter ATP-binding protein, translated to MDPLIRTEELVKAYRGKTVVHGVSVNVNAGEIVGLLGPNGAGKTTTFYMIVGLIRPTRGKIFFKGKDISAKPMYQRARMGMGYLAQEPSIFRKLTVAENIMAILETRNLSSRQRKQRMGELMEDLGISGLANQKAFTLSGGERRRLEIARALVTDPAMILLDEPFSGVDPLAVYDVQEIIKSLRKRGLGILITDHSVRETLSIVDRAYLICEGRVLREGTSEFLIKDDVSRELYLGPRFSM
- the raiA gene encoding ribosome-associated translation inhibitor RaiA, with translation MTIEITGRNVEVTNSMRDYAGKRLDKLLAEFPRIDKMHMILDVQKFTHLAEVIVHAARHIQLEGKATSENMYASIDEAVDKVEAQLRKTLDKRHEHKGNSKLRDLEPTTEVE
- the hprK gene encoding HPr(Ser) kinase/phosphatase — its product is MSDAAVEKTLATVDDFIKASKDRLDLDLVAGAAGLNRRIEESAINRPGLALTGFFQYFAHRRIQTLGHAEMAYLASLTENDRHERLKQIFMRHVPCIVVTRRHRILPELIALAEEFKTCLLRTPAITKNFINGATVIMGNLLAPHMVMQGTMVEILGVGVLLIGKPGVGKSETALSLIKKGHCLVSDDVTSLQVDSAGDVIGSPVGVIRYHMEIRGLGIIHVPSLFGVASVRNEKKLDLVINLCSPEMVSAEDRSGQMTQKRSILGVDIPSIEIPVAPGRDVANIVEVAALDQMLKRLGHDAAKELDEKLISVLAKDDKSDE
- a CDS encoding HPr family phosphocarrier protein, with protein sequence MSNAGHKQDPSEKILVREVKIQNKLGLHARPAALFVKAANRFAADITVEKGCNKVSGKSIMGLMTLEAGFGTVLKIIADGVDAEAALAEIQSLMDSKFFEG
- the ptsP gene encoding phosphoenolpyruvate--protein phosphotransferase, yielding MTNPQAPGSLVEIILHGVGVSPGVVIGPVYKARHEETEFSERILNPEEIGDEIARFKTAVTVTRRQITVIQNNVKHAIGQQDATIFDVHKLILDDAAFFDETIRLITKDKLNAEAAVRAVTSRYIEALSAVEDEYLRERVSDFKDVARRVLRNLTGEKTHALDGLHGKSIVVSPDLAPSETASLRKNLVLGFATDMGSRTSHSAIMARAMGIPAVVGLGDVTHKLSPGDWILMDGTEGVVILRPSEATLKKYNKLAQQRKMIEARLTRLCDLPAETLDHHGVTLSANIEFLEEAREIRKYGAIGVGLLRSEYLYIAHDELPTEEEQLAAYRGVASLLAPEPVIIRTVDLGGDKFASSVRMPPEMNPFLGFRAIRFCLAQPEMFKTQLRAILRASAFGKVKVMYPMISNVGEVIRANAILEECKTELRREGHAFDAMLEVGVMIEIPSAALTADIIAKHVSFFSIGTNDLAQYTLAVDRVNDRVAHLYEPTHPAVLRLIKTTIDAGHARGIWVGVCGQMGGDPLMTLLLLGLGIDELSMVPASVPAVKELIRSVTRAQAIDLAQTALSCETASEVLKHCRALIAKVAPEILELVK
- the metK gene encoding methionine adenosyltransferase produces the protein MSDRYLFTSESVSEGHPDKVADGISDAILDANLKQDPKARVACETLVSTGLVVVAGEITTKAIVNFADIARDKIRKIGYTDPDLGFSADSCAVMVSLDRQSPDISQGVTSGQGLFKEQGAGDQGMMFGYACDETRELMPMPIMFAHRLTKALAKARRNGKLPFLRPDGKSQVTIVYEDGCPVSVDTVVVSSQHSPDVSYKTLKDGIIEEIVRKEIPEKLLKKTKFLINPTGRFVIGGPHGDSGLTGRKIIVDTYGGMGRHGGGAFSGKDPSKVDRSAAYMARYVAKNVVAAKLASRCELQLAYAIGYPDPVSVHIDTFGTGTVSDAQIVKAVKAVFGLKPAEIIKTLDLLRPIYEATSSYGHFGRTENLDSFTWERVDKVAALLAAV